Proteins from a genomic interval of Desulfonatronum thioautotrophicum:
- a CDS encoding SLBB domain-containing protein: MQLIFPLLMTLFLAACAHPKIKPGVYGPDVEHAEVLEADMGKAEYVRLDQEVPDTLFTPGTAKTSAEYATADQVADFSADVSMTYRLGPGDRFSFFVRGREDISVSEVIVSPDGQVALPRVGLLAVEGMSLAEATDRMRSALEVYYEFPDVTLVMRQFNNNKAYVLGRVANPGAVHFHGPGTVLEALALAGGLPADTQKSFLSRCMIVRGNEMVVWIDLRELLEGGNMALNARLQNGDVIYIPQSEDSVAYVMGQVFTPGVLLLRSEMTVLDALMNAGGITANADPEQIYLVRTQQEGGVVVQIDLNAFVARGDLRKNHVLREGDILYVGERGISRFNYFMTQLLPSMRAIDFTLDTAERFGLMQQLRIKIWGQEGFVNTSH, from the coding sequence ATGCAACTGATTTTCCCACTTCTGATGACCCTGTTTCTTGCCGCCTGCGCCCATCCCAAAATCAAGCCCGGAGTGTACGGCCCTGATGTCGAGCATGCCGAGGTTTTGGAGGCGGACATGGGGAAAGCGGAGTATGTCCGCCTGGACCAGGAGGTGCCGGACACTCTGTTCACGCCCGGCACGGCCAAGACCTCCGCGGAGTACGCCACCGCGGACCAGGTGGCTGATTTCTCCGCGGACGTCTCCATGACCTATCGCCTGGGTCCGGGAGACCGGTTTTCCTTTTTTGTCCGGGGCCGGGAGGACATCAGCGTGAGCGAGGTCATCGTTTCCCCGGACGGGCAGGTGGCCTTGCCTCGGGTGGGGCTTCTGGCCGTGGAGGGCATGAGCCTGGCCGAGGCCACTGACCGGATGCGCTCGGCCCTGGAGGTGTACTACGAGTTTCCGGACGTGACCCTGGTGATGCGGCAGTTCAACAACAACAAGGCCTACGTCCTGGGCCGCGTGGCCAATCCCGGGGCGGTGCATTTCCATGGCCCGGGCACGGTTCTGGAAGCCCTGGCCCTGGCCGGGGGGCTGCCGGCGGATACCCAGAAGTCCTTCCTCAGCCGCTGCATGATTGTGCGCGGCAACGAGATGGTGGTCTGGATCGATTTGCGGGAGCTGCTGGAAGGCGGGAACATGGCCCTCAATGCCCGGCTGCAAAACGGCGACGTGATCTACATTCCCCAGAGCGAGGACTCCGTGGCCTACGTCATGGGCCAGGTGTTTACTCCGGGCGTGTTGCTGCTGCGCTCCGAGATGACCGTCCTGGACGCGCTGATGAACGCCGGAGGGATCACGGCCAACGCCGATCCGGAGCAGATCTATCTGGTTCGGACGCAGCAGGAAGGCGGCGTCGTGGTGCAGATCGATTTGAACGCCTTTGTCGCCCGTGGCGATCTGCGCAAGAACCATGTTCTGCGCGAGGGGGACATCCTGTATGTCGGCGAGCGGGGCATCAGCCGCTTCAACTACTTCATGACCCAGCTTCTGCCCAGCATGCGGGCCATTGACTTCACCCTGGACACAGCAGAGAGGTTCGGGCTGATGCAGCAGCTGCGCATCAAGATCTGGGGCCAGGAAGGCTTCGTGAACACCTCGCACTGA
- a CDS encoding glycosyltransferase, whose amino-acid sequence MTSPKYVLITPCRDEAEYARQCLDSVLNQTVPPALWVVVDDGSSDATPAILAEYAAKADWMRIVRREDRGKRAVGPGVIDAFYAGLETIDLDDFDFVCKFDLDLDIPPRYFETLLAWMDRDPLLGTCSGKPYFTDPQSGKLVSEKCGDEMSVGMTKFYRRECFQEIGGFVREVMWDGIDCHRCRMLGWKACSRDDPETRFIHLRPMGSSQQSIWVGRMRHGFGQYFMGTGLAYMTASALYRMTRPPLIVGGLGMWWGYARSLLDRKPRYNDLEFRAFLRRYQWACLFLGKSRATRRLDETAGRRRAARLSR is encoded by the coding sequence ATGACTTCACCAAAGTACGTCCTGATCACCCCCTGCCGGGACGAGGCCGAGTACGCCCGGCAATGCCTGGACAGCGTCCTCAACCAGACCGTGCCCCCGGCCTTGTGGGTCGTGGTGGATGACGGGTCTTCGGATGCAACCCCGGCCATTCTGGCCGAGTATGCGGCCAAGGCGGACTGGATGCGCATTGTCCGTCGGGAGGACCGGGGCAAGCGGGCCGTGGGGCCGGGAGTGATTGACGCCTTTTATGCCGGGCTGGAAACCATCGACCTGGACGACTTCGACTTTGTCTGCAAGTTTGATCTCGACCTGGACATCCCGCCGCGCTACTTTGAGACACTGCTGGCCTGGATGGACCGGGATCCACTGCTGGGAACATGCAGCGGCAAGCCGTATTTCACTGATCCGCAAAGCGGCAAGCTGGTCAGCGAGAAATGCGGGGACGAGATGTCCGTGGGCATGACCAAGTTCTACCGCCGGGAGTGCTTCCAGGAGATCGGCGGATTCGTGCGGGAGGTGATGTGGGACGGAATCGACTGCCATCGCTGCCGGATGCTGGGCTGGAAGGCGTGCAGCCGGGACGACCCGGAAACCCGGTTCATTCATCTCCGCCCCATGGGCTCCAGCCAGCAAAGCATCTGGGTCGGCCGGATGCGTCACGGTTTCGGCCAGTATTTCATGGGCACCGGCCTGGCCTACATGACCGCCAGCGCCCTGTACCGGATGACCCGCCCGCCCCTGATCGTCGGCGGTCTGGGTATGTGGTGGGGTTATGCGCGCAGCCTGCTGGACCGCAAGCCGCGCTACAACGACCTGGAATTTCGGGCATTCCTGCGTCGCTATCAGTGGGCCTGTCTTTTTCTGGGCAAGAGTCGGGCAACCCGGCGGCTGGATGAGACGGCGGGCCGGCGCAGGGCAGCACGGCTGTCGCGGTAA
- the hepT gene encoding type VII toxin-antitoxin system HepT family RNase toxin: protein MTLNIERACQAAIDLALHLVAREHLGMPQNSADAFKLLRKAGLITEPTALAMVAMTGFRNVAVHEYQGLDIDMIRSIAEEHWKSLVTFCAEVGLRIQP, encoded by the coding sequence TTGACGTTGAATATTGAGCGGGCCTGTCAGGCGGCCATCGACCTGGCACTGCACCTGGTCGCCAGGGAGCATCTGGGCATGCCCCAGAACAGCGCCGATGCCTTCAAATTGCTGCGCAAGGCCGGGCTGATCACGGAACCGACGGCCCTGGCCATGGTGGCCATGACCGGATTTCGCAATGTGGCCGTTCACGAGTACCAGGGGCTGGACATCGACATGATCCGCTCCATCGCCGAGGAACACTGGAAATCCCTGGTCACGTTTTGCGCGGAGGTTGGCCTGCGCATTCAACCATAG